A stretch of the Flavobacterium sp. 5 genome encodes the following:
- a CDS encoding mechanosensitive ion channel family protein, with product MILDTNYIEQYANIFITKILEYSPQVISALIILFIGLYAIRIINRLIRKIMIKRNLDPTLSKFLADILLWVLRVLLFVTFIDKLGIGTSSFVAILGAMGLAVGLSLQGSLSNFAGGMLIILFKPFKVGDTIEAQGVLATVLEIQIFVTKLITSNNQTIFIPNGTLSNGTIINYSMQGTRRADLTISISYDTDLKTAKNIITEVLKNNTKVLTSPDAEVSVKNITDNSIQLAVRPWANNTDYSSVISDTLENCKLAFDTAGITFQPYVTELSKSASNKE from the coding sequence ATGATTTTAGATACAAATTACATTGAGCAATACGCAAACATTTTCATTACAAAAATATTAGAATATTCTCCACAGGTTATTTCTGCTTTAATTATTCTATTTATCGGTCTATATGCTATTCGAATAATCAACAGACTTATTCGAAAAATAATGATCAAAAGAAATCTAGATCCTACCCTTAGTAAGTTTCTTGCCGATATTTTACTTTGGGTTTTAAGAGTATTATTATTTGTTACTTTTATTGACAAACTAGGCATAGGCACCTCTTCATTTGTTGCTATTCTAGGCGCAATGGGACTAGCAGTTGGTTTATCATTACAAGGTTCACTGTCTAATTTTGCTGGAGGAATGCTCATTATTCTCTTTAAACCTTTTAAAGTAGGAGATACTATTGAAGCACAAGGAGTATTGGCTACTGTTCTAGAAATTCAAATTTTCGTAACCAAATTAATCACTTCGAATAACCAAACCATTTTTATTCCCAATGGTACTTTATCGAATGGAACGATCATTAATTATTCAATGCAAGGAACTAGAAGAGCAGATTTAACGATTTCCATTTCTTATGATACTGATCTAAAAACGGCTAAAAATATCATAACAGAAGTCCTTAAAAACAATACTAAAGTACTTACTTCACCGGATGCAGAAGTATCTGTAAAAAACATAACTGACAATTCTATTCAACTAGCCGTAAGACCTTGGGCGAATAATACCGATTATAGCTCGGTAATATCAGATACTTTGGAGAATTGTAAATTGGCTTTTGATACAGCTGGAATCACTTTTCAACCGTATGTTACGGAACTATCCAAATCAGCAAGTAATAAAGAGTAA
- the tsaB gene encoding tRNA (adenosine(37)-N6)-threonylcarbamoyltransferase complex dimerization subunit type 1 TsaB, producing the protein MSYILNIETATKNCSVALAKDGKTILCKEIAEEGYSHAERLHVFIEEIINETGIKMNDLAAVAVSQGPGSYTGLRIGVSAAKGLCYALNLPLIAVDTLQTLASKVTIADGLIVPMIDARRMEVYSAVFSATLDKKREVLAEIIDENSFEVFSEKLYFVGDCNEKCKTVLTKENFVFLDDIKYPSANEMSALSFCKYKTSDTVDVAYFEPYYLKDFLITTSKKK; encoded by the coding sequence GTGTCCTATATTCTCAATATTGAAACGGCTACCAAAAATTGTTCTGTTGCTCTTGCAAAAGATGGAAAAACTATATTGTGCAAAGAAATAGCCGAAGAAGGGTATTCACATGCTGAACGATTACATGTTTTTATTGAAGAAATTATCAATGAAACAGGAATTAAAATGAATGATTTAGCAGCAGTTGCCGTAAGTCAAGGACCAGGTTCTTATACAGGTTTGCGAATAGGTGTTTCGGCGGCCAAAGGATTGTGTTATGCTTTGAATCTACCTTTGATAGCAGTCGATACTTTACAAACATTGGCTTCAAAAGTTACAATAGCAGATGGTTTAATTGTTCCGATGATTGATGCCCGCAGAATGGAAGTATATAGTGCTGTTTTTTCTGCCACTTTAGATAAAAAGCGTGAAGTTTTAGCTGAAATTATTGATGAAAATTCTTTTGAAGTTTTTTCAGAGAAACTATATTTTGTTGGTGATTGCAATGAGAAATGCAAAACTGTTTTGACTAAAGAGAATTTTGTTTTTTTAGATGATATTAAATATCCTTCTGCAAATGAAATGAGTGCTTTGAGTTTTTGTAAATACAAAACAAGCGACACTGTCGATGTCGCTTATTTTGAACCTTATTATTTGAAAGACTTTTTGATTACTACTTCAAAAAAGAAGTAG